The Vibrio agarivorans genome contains the following window.
TTAAAGCCTTGACCTGCAATCGGATGAAGCGCCTGTGCTGCATTGCCGACAACCGCAAAGCGATGTGAAATAATCTGTGGACGATAGCGTAAAATAAGCGGATAACTCGAACGCTCACCCGCTGCGGTGATCGCCCCCAATCGCCAGCCAAAACTCGATTGTAGACGATGGAGAAATTCACTGTCAGGTAGCTTTAACACCTCATCAGCCTCATCGGGGGGTAAACACCACACCAAAGACATGCGATCATCACTCATTGGTAACAAAGCGACAGGCCCAGTGGCGGTAAATCTTTCAAATGCTCGCCCTTGATGTGCTTCTTGGCATATCACATTCGCAATAACGGCCACCTGCTCAAAGTCTGTCTGCTCTTGAGGTAAGTTTATTGCGTCACAACATGGAGAAAATGCGCCATCCGCTGCCACAATTAACTTGGCCGACAACGCTTTTTGCGAGTTGAGTTTGACTTCGACACGGTCTTCAAATCGTCGTAGGTCAACGATAGAGTCGGGACACAGCAGGTCGATATTGTCATTGGCTTGAATACGCTGGTCATAAATACGTCCCACATCAGCGAGCTCAACCACATAACCCAATGCACTAACCGCAAGATCGTCACAAGCGATCTCCGTCATTCCAGCATGGCCACGATCGGAAACATGAATATGCTCAATCGCTGTCGCTACACCTTGAATGTCTTCCCACAACTCAAACTGCTTGAGGATCTCTACTGTGCCGTGAGAGAGTGCGATGGCTCTGGCATCAAAGCCTGGGTGTTGGGCATGATCGGTTTTATAAGCTTCAACAACGGCAATCGACAGTGCACCAGATGTTTTTTGATCTAATGCTAGAGCCAACGTTGCGCCTGCCATCGCCCCGCCAGAAATAATCACATCGTACTGCTTCACGCGCTTCTTCCCTGTCAGTCTCGATTAATGGATGGTCGGTTTTGGTTCATCACTTTTTGGTTTTTGACCAAGCTCGGCATGAATCGTCAATACACACGCTTTTACGTGTTCAATCACCTGTTCGAGCAAAAGTGCCTGCTCTTCTAGGTCATCATCTTCATCGATACCCAGCTTTGCAATCTCTTCAAGATCACCTAAAGCTTCTTTGGCATCGTTGGGTAACTTCTTAATGTTTGCACTCACTAGACCTAAGCCAGAGATAAAATGATTCACCCACTCTGCAAGAGAATCTGCCACTTCCATCAGTGTCGCTTGCTCATCTTCCGGCAAAAAGAGAGTCATCTCCATACCGCTCCCCATCAGCTCTTGCTTGCTCAAATCAAAGCAACCTTGCGCTAAACCAATAGCAGTCTGGGGCCACCCCATGCCTTCATTGGTGTAGTCATACAGTACACCCTGCCAGCTTTGATCATCCACATTAATGCCACCACTGATCATTCCCACAAGTAAGCCATGCATCTCTGCAGGTGATACCGCTAGCGCAGATTGTTGAAGTGATTGTGCTGCATCAAAATAAGAAGGAAGTGAATTGGTTGTCATGGTGAGACCTAATGCCGTAAGAATAGAAGCTTTAATCCTACCATTTCCGCCAGAAACCAAAAAGGTGCAGAATTTATATTGGCTAGTAGATAGGCAATATGATGAAGATCTATCCCAGAAGTGTTTACTTGCTTAAGCTTTGACATACTAAGGGCCGGAAAAGCTTGAATCTTACTATCGGTTTTCCTATAGTTTTCACCTCGGTCACCCAAGGTAGGGGGCCATACAGCGCGAAACGAGTTAGGTCATCATGAGTAGCCAAGCGGTAGAAGTAGAGATTTTAGGTAAACGAACCCGAGTGAGTTGCCCAGCTGGAGAAGAAGAGTCTCTAGCGAAAGCAGCGCAAGACTTGGACGAGCGTCTGAAAGAGATGAGCTCTAAGACTAAGATTACCAATGAAGTACAACTTCTTACTTTTACGGCACTTAACATTTGCTATGAACTGCACAGCAAAGATGGTGAAGCCAAACAAAGTCTCGATTCAGTCACGAAAAAGCTTGAAGAGTTGACCGGATCAATAGATAGTGCGTTAAATAAAGTGAAGCAAGGAACGCAACACGGCGAATAAAACGAAGCTGCATTAGCAGGTTCGTACAATTTACCCTGGAGTGTGCGTCAGCGGGTTGACGTCCCTGAGCCGATAAGCAATACCCAAGGGTTAGTACTTGATAACTATTGAGCAAGCTCGGCTCGTACCGAGAAGCCTACGGTTAACATTGCTGATCCGCCTTAAACCAGCTGGTTTAAGGGCCCCCTTCCCCAACGGCACTCTGGGGTATCCTCTCGATACCCATCTTCAATTGAAGGGTAGTTTATGACTTCAAGTCGCCAGCTAATCCGTCAGTACATTCGACAAGCTCGCAATGCACTCACGAGCAATGCCCAATACCAAGCCAGTATTGATTTAATCAATCAGGTCAATTCTTTAGAAGACACGCCTTGTGCTCAAAATATTGCTCTGTACCTCGCGACCGATGGCGAACTCGATACTCAACCACTCATCGAAGCGCTTTGGCACTGCGGTAAGCACGTCTATCTACCCGTGATTCACCCATTTTCTAAAGGCCATCTGCTGTTTCTAGCTTACAAGCCCGATTCAGAGCTGTGTTATAACCGCTACGGCATCATTGAGCCTAGACTCAAAAAAGACGCGATTATCCCTGTTGCTGATCTCGATATCATCTTCACCCCCCTAGTGGCTTTTGATCAAAATGGGCAACGTTTAGGCATGGGTGGGGGCTACTATGACCGAACACTGGCTCCTTTCCAAAACAGCGTCAATGCACCAAAAGCGATTGGCCTTGCTCATGACTGCCAGAAGGTCGACTCACTGCCCAGCGAAAGCTGGGATATTCCTCTGGAAAAAATCGTGACCCCAAGTCGCCTTTGGCAATGGGAATCTTAAATTAATCTCGTTATAATCCGACCCAATCGATTGCGTGTCGTATTTTTACCCTCAAACCTGGAGATGAGCATGACTCAAGATGAAATGAAAAAAGCCGCTGGCTGGGCTGCATTGAACTACGTAGAGAAAGGCGGAATTGTTGGTGTTGGTACAGGCTCTACCGTTAACCACTTCATCGATGCTCTAGGCACAATCAAGGATGAGATTAAAGGTGCAGTATCAAGTTCTGTTGCTTCAACAGAGAAACTTGAAGCACTTGGTATCCCAGTGTTCGACTGTAATGATGTTGAGAAACTCAACGTTTATGTAGACGGCGCTGATGAAATTAATGCATCACGTGACATGATCAAAGGTGGTGGCGCAGCCCTAACGCGTGAAAAGATCGTTGCTGCGATCTCTGACAAGTTCGTTTGTATCGTTGATGATACAAAGGCGGTTGATGTACTAGGTAAGTTCCCGCTACCAGTAGAAGTGATTCCAATGGCACGTGAGCAAGTGGCTCGCGAACTGAAAAAGCTCGGCGGCAACCCGGTTTACCGTGAAGGTGTTGTGACAGACAACGGCTGTGACATTCTTGATGTCCATGACCTAAAAATCACAGATCCTAAAGCGCTTGAGATCACCATCAATGCGATTGTTGGTGTTGTGACTGTCGGCCTATTCGCGGCGCGCGGTGCCGATGTGGTTATCACAGGCACGCCTGAAGGTGCAAAAATCGAAGAGTAAACTATGAAAAGTGGCGAGCTAATCGCTGTTTTTGTTACTTGATTACCAAACGGTGCCCTACGGCGCCGTTTTTTGCTTTTTATAGGCGAATAATTATGCCTTATTCCGTAATTTTCTTACCCTTTGAGAAAAATTTCTGATAGTTTATTAACCAGATGACGCACAAGGACGAGCTTGCGTTCGTCAAAAAAGCTTATTTCTCCCCTTTAATGAGTTTTTTGTCTGTGCGCCCCACCTTTACCATTTTAAGGACGAGAATGATGGCCAAAGTTTCACTGGAAAAAGAAAAGATCAAGATTCTACTTCTTGAGGGATTGCACCCTTCTTCAGTAGAAGTTCTTCAAGCCGCTGGCTATAGCAATATTGAATACCACAAGGGCTCACTTCCAGAAGATGAACTACTCGAAAAAGTGAAAGATGCTCACTTTATCGGTATTCGATCACGCACTAACTTATCTGAGCAGGTGATCAACGCTGCAGAAAAGCTTGTTGCCATTGGTTGTTTCTGTATTGGTACTAACCAAGTTGACTTAAATGCAGCAGCTAGTCGCGGGATTCCAGTATTCAATGCACCGTTCTCAAACACACGTAGTGTCGCTGAATTAGTCCTAGGTCAAATTCTACTGCTACTTCGTGGCATTCCTGAAAAGAATGCGCTTGCCCACCGTGGTATCTGGAAAAAGAGCGCTGATCACTCATTTGAAGCTCGTGGTAAACGCTTAGGTATCATTGGTTATGGACATATCGGCACACAGCTGGGGATCATCGCTGAAAACTTGGGAATGCGTGTTTACTACTACGATATTGAAAACAAGCTCTCTCTAGGTAATGCCACGCAAGTCCACACCATGACTGAGCTACTCAACAAGTGTGATGTTATCTCTTTGCATGTACCTGAAACGCCAGAAACAAAAGACATGATGGGCGCAGAGCAATTTGAATTGATGAAGCCAGGCGCTATCTTTATCAACGCGGCACGCGGAACCGTTGTCGATATCCCTGCTCTTTGTGCCTCACTCGAGTCTGGTCATCTTGCCGGAGCTGCAGTCGATGTGTTCCCAACAGAGCCTAAAACCAATGCTGATCCATTCGAGTCACCATTACAGCAGTTTGATAATGTCATTCTGACTCCTCACGTCGGTGGCTCAACACAAGAAGCACAAGAAAACATCGGGGTAGAAGTCGCAGGCAAGCTCGCGAAATACTCAGACAACGGCTCAACGCTTTCAAGCGTCAACTTCCCTGAAGTGTCACTGCCAGAGCACCGTGAGTGTTCTCGCCTGCTGCATATCCACAAAAACCGCCCTGGCATCTTGACGCAAATTAATACCATCTTTGCCGAAGAAGGCATCAATATCGCTGCACAGTACCTACAAACTGCAGCAGATATCGGTTACGTGGTTATTGATGTAGAAACCAGCCGTTCAGCAGAAGCTCTAGCCAAATTAAAAGGTATCGAAGGTACGCTGCGTGCACGTATCCTGCACTAATCACGTTATCTTATAATTAGACAAATTAAGAGGCCACTTCAATGAAGTGGCCTCTTGTCCTTTATCTCTTCTATGTCGTAGTGAGTTTACGCCTTGAGTGCCCTCTCACCTCGTGCAATACCGACCACACCGCTTCGAGCAACCTCAATCACCTCTGTGACTTCAGAGATAGCATCGATAAACGCATCTAGCTTTTCACTCGTGCCTGTCAGCTGAACGGTGTATTGCGCAGCCGTCACATCAACAATTTGCCCTCGGAAAATATCAGCGGTGCGTTTCACTTCAGCACGTGCAAAACCAGAGGCTTTTACTTTTACCATCATCAACTCACGCTCAATATGCTCAAGCTCTGACACTTCTTGTACTTTCAATACATCAATCAGCTTGTGCAATTGCTTTTGGATCTGCTCAAGCTCCATCTCATTAGAGAGTGTGGTAATGTTTAAACGCGATAATGTCTCATCATCCGTTGGCGATACCGTCAAAGACTCGATGTTATAGCCACGCTGAGAGAACAGACCAACAACGCGAGACAGTGCCCCTGGCTGGTTTTCCAGTAGTAGTGAAATGATATGTCTCATAATTACGTTCTCTCCGTCTTGCTTAGCCACATGTTATTCATCCCTTCACCCTTAATTTGCATTGGGTAAACGTGTTCAGTTTCATCCACATTGATGTCTACGAACACAAGACGATCTTTCATATCGAGCGCTTTTTGCAAGCCCGACTCAAGCTCATCAGGAGAGGCTATACGGATACCCACGTGACCATACGCTTCAGCAATCGCGGCAAAATCAGGCACGGAGTCCATGTAAGAGTTAGAGTGACGGCCTTGATAGATAATATCTTGCCACTGCTTAACCATTCCCAAGAAACGGTTGTTAAGGTTGATGATTTTTACTGGAATGTCGTACTGCATCGCCGTCGATAGTTCCTGAATATTCATCTGAATACTGCCATCGCCAGTGACCACAACCACTTCTTCTTCTGGCATAGCAAACTTCACCCCCATCCCAGCAGGTAGGCCAAAGCCCATGGTGCCAAGACCCCCAGAGTTGATCCAGCGGCGAGGTTGGTTAAATGGGTAATAGAGTGCGGCAAACATCTGATGCTGACCCACATCTGAGGCCACATAAGCATCACCATTCGTCAACTTGTGCAGAGTCTCAATAACTTGCTGCGGCTTAATGCGCTCAGTGGTCGTATCATACGAGAGACACTGACGCTCACGCCACTTGGCGATATTCGTCCACCAGCTATCGATCGCAGCTTGATCGTTCGACTGCTCTTTTTCGTTCAATAAGCTAACCATCGTCGACAAGATCTTGTCGGCTGAACCTACGATCGGCAAATCGACTTTCACGTTCTTAGAGATCGATGATGGATCAATATCGATATGCATTATTTTGGCGTCTGGGCAGTATTTTTCGAGATTGTTGGTGGTGCGATCGTCAAATCGAACACCGATACCAAAGATCAAATCTGCATTGTGCATCGCCATATTGGCTTCGTAGGTACCATGCATCCCCAGCATACCAAGGGCATTTTTATGTGTCCCAGGGAAAGCGCCCAATCCCATCAACGTACTGACAACGGGTAAGTTAAGCGCATTAGAAAGCTCGGTAATGTACTCGTGAGCCTCTGAGATAATCGCGCCACCACCGACATATAGCACCGGCTTCTTCGCCTCTAAAAGTGCTTTGAGGGCTTTTTTAATCTGGCCCTTATGACCCACTGTGGTTGGGTTATAAGAGCGCATTTTGATTGATTCTGGATATTGGTAAGGAAACTTGATCTGCGGATTCATCACATCTTTAGGCAGATCAATCACAACCGGGCCAGGTCGGCCTGTGTTCGCGATATAAAACGCTTTCTTGATGGTTTCAGGAATGTCTTCAGCACGCTTGACTAAGAAGCTGTGCTTCACCACTGGTCGTGAAACACCCACAATGTCACACTCTTGGAACGCATCATTACCAATCAGATTGTTTGGTACATTGCCAGAAATGACAATCATTGGAATTGAGTCCATATAAGCCGTAGCGATACCTGTAATGGTATTGGTTGCTCCCGGTCCTGAGCAGACAAGAACGACGCCTGGCTTACCCGTAGCGCGAGCATAACCATCAGCCATATGAGTTGCAGCTTGCTCGTGGCGAACTAATACGTGTTTGATGTGATCCGTCTTGGCGTGAAGGGCATCGTAGATATCGAGAACAGAACCGCCAGGATATCCGAAAATTTGTGGTACGCCCTCTTCGATGAGTGATTGCACGACCATCTCCGCACCGGAAAGTTGCGGTAGTTCCGCAGATGCGATGTCGCTGTTTGACTTCTCCGTCATATAGGTCTCCTTACCAGTATCCCAAATAGAGTAGGTGCACATTTGGTCTGGTTTTACATAGTCTAGGTCTTATTTGTAGCCTAATTATTAAAAACAGATGTTTGGCTATGCCTTGAGCTTGTCATAACAAGCATTCAAGTTACCCAACAAATGTAACCTTTTCTTTGCAATATTACTAACACTAACTTGCTCACAAACCATTCACTTCCTCTGCAAAATTGATAGCAACTGGTATTATTCACCCAACTGAAGATAAATATCAGGGAGTGCGACCAAAATTAGTCGAAAACCGATAGATCACTCCATATCCATCTTTTTACACAACCTATTTAGACCTAAAATAAGCGCACTTTAAACAGCAAACCCATAACCTCCTCCGCCGGACAAGAGTAAGGCAGAACTATCACGACAAAAAAATCCCCAGAAAGCAGTCTGCATTCTGGGGATAATTTAAACAGTTTGAAAATTAACTTTTCAATTTAAGCCATTAGTTGCGCTTATCTGTGTACATTTCTTCAATTTCGTCTTGGTATTTGTCATTAATCACCTTGCGACGAAGTTTTTGCGTTGGCGTTAGCTCACCATGCTCCATAGAGAAAGCTTTTGGCAGTAGTTTGAATTTCTTCACTTGTTCAAACTTTGCGAGCTCTTTTTGCAGTTCTTCTACACGTTTTTCTAGCATTTCAACCACTTGATGGTTCTTTACTAGCTCAACACGGTCTTTATACGCAATGTTTAACTCTTTTGCGTACTCTTCCAAACTATCAAAGCATGGAACAATCAATGCAGAGACAAACTTACGCGTATCAGCGATAACTGCGATCTGTTCGATAAAGTGATCCTTACCAATCGCTCCCTCAACAACCTGAGGAGCAATATACTTGCCGTTTGAGGTTTTCATTAACTCTTTAATACGGTCAGTAATGAATACGTTGCCATGTTCATCAATATGACCCGCATCGCCTGTTTTTAGAAAACCATTTTCATCAAATGTTTTCGCTGTCTCTTCAGGCATTTTGTAGTAACCGCGCATCACCATTGGACCACGAACAAGAATTTCATTGTTGTCGCCAATCTTCACCTGAGCACCAGGCATAGACATACCAATAGAGTCTGGATTAAAAGCACGATCATCCCAACAAGAAACTGTCGCCGTAGTCTCGGTCATCCCGTAGCCTAGCTTGACGTTGATGCCAAGTGCGTGGAAGAAGCGGCCAATGGTTTCATCCAGCTTAGCGCCACCACAAGGCATAAAGTTGATACGGCCACCCAGCAGTTCACGAATTTTGCTTAATACCAATTTGTCGGCAAGCGCATGAGCTCGTTTAAGCACGATTGAAGGCTTACGCCCCTCTTGATGGCATGCTGCTACCTTGGCGCCCATGTTGACAGCCCAAGTAAAGAGAACCTTGCGAATAAATGGCGCTTTAGACACCTTCTCATGAATGGCAGAGAAGATTTTCTCGTAAAAACGAGGCACGGCACACATGACTGTTGGGCGAACCTCACCTAAAGCTTCACGCACCTGCATGGTGTCTTTTAGGTAACAGTTGGTCGCACCTTTATACAGCACGTAGAAAGTCCAAGCGCGCTCAAACACGTGTGACAAAGGTAAGAATGCCATTGATACATCATCTGATGACAGGCTCAAACGCTCATCGTGGCCTTTAAGCTGAGAACCGATGTTGCTGTAGTCAAGCATCACACCTTTAGGTTGGCCTGTCGTGCCAGAGGTGTAGATCAGCGTCAATAGATCATCCATATTGGCATCGGCAAGGCGCTGTTCAAACTCTGCTTGGTGCACTTGATTATCAGCGGCAGCAAAAGCCTGCCAATGCACAGCATGAGGGAACTCACCAAGCTCAACCTCATCCGACATCGCGACAATAAGCTCTAGCTGCTCACACTCATCAAAGATGCTAACCGCTGCGTCATATTGCTCTTGCTCACCAACAAACAGCACACGCACATCTGCATTGTCGATAATGTAAGCCGCTTGTGCCGCGGTATTAGTTGGATAAATAGGAACCGTCACCGCACGAAGTTGCAGTGCGGCTATGTCTGCCAGCGTCCATTGCGGCATATTGTTGGAGAAGATACCAATCTTATCCTGAATTCTCAGTCCTTGAGCCAATAAAGCAAGAGAGATAGCATCTACTTGCTCACCAAATTGCTGCCATGAAATACTTTTCCAAGCAGTGCCTACTTTATGCTTGAGAGCAGCTTTATCACTACCCTGAGCAATTCGGTTACGAATACATTTTACGATATGAAAATCAATATTGGCCATTGCGCTCACCTTAGGCTTACACATGTAAGCTATAATTCAGCGAACAAGTGTACATTTGCGCGATTAAAAGACAACTCCGACCCCAGGGTTATTTGTAATTTTCTGTGAGATCGCAACAAGGTTGATGTTTTTTTACCCATTAATAGTTTGATTAACAAGCGCATTTTTTGTCCATCTCATGCGATTAAATTTGTGTTGTTTTTTCCTACAGACACAAAAAAACCGACCATTTGATCGGGTTTTGTCTAAAACTGAGGTGAATTAATCAGCGGATTGAAACAACATCACCGCACGCGACCATCAACTGGTCACGCAGCCACAAGTGACCTTTGTCTTTTTCACTCGACTCATGCCAGCTTAGGTAAGCGGCAATCGCTTTGTGTTCAAACGGGAAGTTGAGTATTTGTAGCTGATCACGATTGGCTGCGTTCTCAACCAACCAACGAGGAGCAACGGTAATCAACTCTGACTGACCAACAACATAAAGTACATTGCTCAGACTAGTGCCTTCATAGTAAGCCATTGCGTCAATTGACTGATAAGCCTGAGCAGAGAAGCTCTGGTGGCCATGTAACTGAGAAAGCTTAGCATGGCGCTCAGTTGTCAATTGCTCACGCGTTACCGTGCCGTTAATGCGAGAGTGCTGCTTTGATGCTACCACCACGAGTTCATCACGGAAAACTTCTGTGCTTGAAAAGCCTTCACCATCAAGGCGATTGTAATCAATGACAAAATCAAGCTCTTGTAGGCGTAAGCGCTCTGCAAGACGGCTATCAAACTCAGCGTCAATGTGAAGATGAGCGTAAGGCGCTTTCTCTGTCACGCGAGACATGATGTGCGGTCCGAAACGCATATCATTTGGGCTACAGATGGCCAATTTAAATAAACGTGTCGATGTCTCTGGCGAGAATATTGAGTTCGGCAACTCATTACGAATCAACTGTAATGCTTGACGAATAGGGCCAAAAAGCTGGCGTGCTCGTTGAGTTGGCTGAATACCACGTCCTTGACGGATAAACAGCTCGTCATTGAACATCACTTTTAGACGTGCTACGGCGTTACTCACCGCTGGTTGTGACATGCCTAAATTGTGTGCCGCTCGGGTGATGTTCTGTTCTTGCATAACTGCGTTGAATACGGTCAGAAGATTTAGATCCACACCTCTGAGAGTGCTCTCCATGCGATAGCTAGTGATCGCACTAACTGATTCTTGTTTGTCTAACATTGTCTGCCTCTTGTTGTATGACACAACATTAATTATTTGAATTATTCGCGATAGATAAGCTGTAGTTGTTATATTTATGTCCCAGATATTTCTGGGCTGATTGGTACTATCTACGAATCAATTTGCGCTGTAAAACAAGATTGATAACTAATCAGTTAATTTTACCCACTACAATTGAAAGCTTTTTTAATTCATAATCTTAGTTGTCACATAAAGAACTATAAAAGATAAATTTTCACGTCTTTTTACAGTATAAGAAGCTTACTCGCTGTGATTAACCTCACTAATATAAGTGTCATTTCACGATTTTTCTTTCAACTATACACCTAATAAATGCATTGACTTTAACACCATCAAGAGTAGTTATATTGTTGCATATTCAGGGAAGTCAACTTGTGACCAGAGCCCATCTTGAAGTGCGGAGTGATCGGCTAGATTACCCTCACATATCCAACCAGCGATGGCATCGGCAACATCAGGATAACAGACCTTTTCTGCTGCTTGTTCATCTAACCATTGACTAACAATCATTGAGTCCAATCGCTCCATGCTGCTTGCCAACCCCAACATTTCTAAGGTTGCTACATTACTCAACTGTTCAAACTGACCATTCAACGGTTTAAGCAGCAGTTTTTTTCCGAGGGAAAGCGCTTCAGAAGGAAGCTCAAAGCCACCATTGGCGATAACACCATTACAGCGATGCAGTGACTGCTGAAAATTTTCAAAGCTCAGTGGTCGACAGCGGATGTTTTCGATATCCATATCTTCTTTTACCTCAGGGTGAAAGCAAACAAACTCTTGGTGACTAAATCGTACAAGCAGGTCGACAATCTCTTCGAAACCTTCAAAGGGCAGATAGACCAGCACGTAGCCTTGTGACTCAACCGTATCGCTCTCTGACTGAATAATAGGCGGTAGTATCGGCTGATCGAAGTGATACCAATGCAGTGCTAGATGGTGATCGGCAGGTGCAAAATAGCGAATGAGCGACTTATCAATCAAGTTAGCCCCACGCACCGGCACTTCGTAACGAAACGCATTTTGGTGACTAATACTTAAACAAGGGATCTTGGCCTTTTTCGCCGCCCAAGCGGAGATGGGCTCAAAGTCATTCAGCACCAAATCGTACTGCTCAACATTAAGTTCATTAATATCGGCCCAAAGCTGCTTCAAATCGTTGCGTTTCACTGTTTCGAAGTGGTCAACCGCCCCCTGCTTTGACACAAAGCTCACGCCTTTGCGTGTTTGATAGTCGCCAAAGTCTGACATCGAAAAATACTTATCTTGCTCACGACCTGAAAACAGGAAATCAACATCGACATTCTGCTTTTTCAATGCTCGAGACATCGCTCTTGCACGAGCAATATGGCCATTACCCGTTCCTTGTACACCATATAGAATTCGCATCCATCAAACTCCAACTGCATTAATCGCTATTTCAGCGCAACCGACACCCAGCAACACGCCTATCACCACATCAGTAACAAAGTGCACACCCAATAGAATTCTTGATAAACCAATAAGCCCAGCCCAAACGAAAGCGACGGGGGCGAGGGGTGGGTAATAGTGGCTAATAACCGTCGCCATTAAGAAACCCGCCGCAGTATGTCCAGAAGGCAAGCTATAACGGTCAGAGGGTGTGATAAAAGAGACGAGCTGCTCAGAGAACTCCTGAGGACGCCTGCGCTTAAAACTGTTTTTTAAAGTCCAGTAAATAGGTAGCTCAATAAGGAAAGCCAATAGCCCGCACAGGACGAAAGCTTTGCCCAGCGTATCGTCAAGCAAATAGGCAACTAAAGCGATGACAGCATATAAGTGACCATCGCCAGTATGCGAAACCGCTCTACTCATGCAAGCGACCTGGTGATTGAAACGGTGCTGTAAACAGAAGAGAGAGAAAGCCAGATCAAATCTAGCAATGGGA
Protein-coding sequences here:
- a CDS encoding phosphatase PAP2 family protein, coding for MRVMNPIARFDLAFSLFCLQHRFNHQVACMSRAVSHTGDGHLYAVIALVAYLLDDTLGKAFVLCGLLAFLIELPIYWTLKNSFKRRRPQEFSEQLVSFITPSDRYSLPSGHTAAGFLMATVISHYYPPLAPVAFVWAGLIGLSRILLGVHFVTDVVIGVLLGVGCAEIAINAVGV
- a CDS encoding AMP-dependent synthetase/ligase; translated protein: MANIDFHIVKCIRNRIAQGSDKAALKHKVGTAWKSISWQQFGEQVDAISLALLAQGLRIQDKIGIFSNNMPQWTLADIAALQLRAVTVPIYPTNTAAQAAYIIDNADVRVLFVGEQEQYDAAVSIFDECEQLELIVAMSDEVELGEFPHAVHWQAFAAADNQVHQAEFEQRLADANMDDLLTLIYTSGTTGQPKGVMLDYSNIGSQLKGHDERLSLSSDDVSMAFLPLSHVFERAWTFYVLYKGATNCYLKDTMQVREALGEVRPTVMCAVPRFYEKIFSAIHEKVSKAPFIRKVLFTWAVNMGAKVAACHQEGRKPSIVLKRAHALADKLVLSKIRELLGGRINFMPCGGAKLDETIGRFFHALGINVKLGYGMTETTATVSCWDDRAFNPDSIGMSMPGAQVKIGDNNEILVRGPMVMRGYYKMPEETAKTFDENGFLKTGDAGHIDEHGNVFITDRIKELMKTSNGKYIAPQVVEGAIGKDHFIEQIAVIADTRKFVSALIVPCFDSLEEYAKELNIAYKDRVELVKNHQVVEMLEKRVEELQKELAKFEQVKKFKLLPKAFSMEHGELTPTQKLRRKVINDKYQDEIEEMYTDKRN
- a CDS encoding MJ1255/VC2487 family glycosyltransferase is translated as MRILYGVQGTGNGHIARARAMSRALKKQNVDVDFLFSGREQDKYFSMSDFGDYQTRKGVSFVSKQGAVDHFETVKRNDLKQLWADINELNVEQYDLVLNDFEPISAWAAKKAKIPCLSISHQNAFRYEVPVRGANLIDKSLIRYFAPADHHLALHWYHFDQPILPPIIQSESDTVESQGYVLVYLPFEGFEEIVDLLVRFSHQEFVCFHPEVKEDMDIENIRCRPLSFENFQQSLHRCNGVIANGGFELPSEALSLGKKLLLKPLNGQFEQLSNVATLEMLGLASSMERLDSMIVSQWLDEQAAEKVCYPDVADAIAGWICEGNLADHSALQDGLWSQVDFPEYATI
- the leuO gene encoding transcriptional regulator LeuO, translating into MLDKQESVSAITSYRMESTLRGVDLNLLTVFNAVMQEQNITRAAHNLGMSQPAVSNAVARLKVMFNDELFIRQGRGIQPTQRARQLFGPIRQALQLIRNELPNSIFSPETSTRLFKLAICSPNDMRFGPHIMSRVTEKAPYAHLHIDAEFDSRLAERLRLQELDFVIDYNRLDGEGFSSTEVFRDELVVVASKQHSRINGTVTREQLTTERHAKLSQLHGHQSFSAQAYQSIDAMAYYEGTSLSNVLYVVGQSELITVAPRWLVENAANRDQLQILNFPFEHKAIAAYLSWHESSEKDKGHLWLRDQLMVACGDVVSIR